Proteins encoded together in one Hemiscyllium ocellatum isolate sHemOce1 chromosome 9, sHemOce1.pat.X.cur, whole genome shotgun sequence window:
- the rnf2 gene encoding E3 ubiquitin-protein ligase RING2 isoform X1, protein MAQIVQTNGTQPLSKTWELSLYELQRTPQEAITDGMEIAVSPRSLHSELMCPICLDMLKNTMTTKECLHRFCADCIVTALRSGNKECPTCRKKLVSKRSLRPDPNFDALISKIYPSRDEYEAHQERVLARISKHHNQQALSHSIEEGLKMQALNRAQRVRKHQAENGSGAEDNGDSSHCSNASTHSNQEAGPSQKRAKTSDESGPDLDTMNENGTGDPDPVTDGTNEIELVFRPHPTLMEKDETAQTRQVTVGVQRIVGRTPVSRKRYIKTTGNATVDHLSKYLAMRLALEELRKNEEANPMNVETVSEKQYTIYIATVNGQFTLLNGSFSLELVSEKYWKVNKPMELYYAPTKEHK, encoded by the exons GAGGCAATCACAGATGGCATGGAGATTGCAGTGTCACCCAGAAGTCTGCACAGTGAGCTGATGTGTCCTATCTGTCTAGACATGCTGAAGAACACTATGACAACTAAAGAGTGCCTCCATCGCTTCTGTGCTGATTGCATTGTTACTGCCCTCAGGAGTGG AAATAAAGAGTGTCCAACATGTAGAAAGAAACTGGTCTCCAAGAGATCACTGCGGCCAGATCCAAACTTTGACGCGCTCATCAGCAAAATATATCCCAGTCGAGATGAGTATGAGGCACACCAAGAGCGGGTGCTGGCTAGGATCAGTAAGCACCATAACCAACAAGCCCTGAGCCACAGCATTGAAGAAGGACTCAAAATGCAGGCACTTAATAG AGCACAGAGGGTGAGAAAACACCAGGCTGAGAATGGAAGTGGAGCAGAAGACAATGGGGACAGTTCACATTGCAGTAACGCTTCCACGCATAGCAATCAGGAGGCAGGACCAAGTCAAAAACGTGCAAAGACATCAGATGAGTCTGGTCCTGATCTTGACACCATGAATGAGAATGGGACAGGGGATCCTGATCCAGTGACTGATGGAACCAATGAAATTGAACTGGTCTTCAGGCCTCATCCTACACTAATGGAGAAAGATGAAACAGCACAGACCAG GCAGGTCACGGTTGGTGTCCAGAGGATTGTGGGGCGCACACCGGTGTCGAGAAAGCG GTATATAAAAACAACAGGAAATGCCACTGTTGACCATCTGTCTAAGTACTTGGCTATGAGATTAGCCCTGGAAGAGCTCAGGAAGAATGAAGAAGCAAATCCAATGAATGTGGAAACAGTCAGTGAGAAACAGTACACCATTTATATTGCAACAGTGAATGGCCAATTTACT tTGCTGAATGGCTCCTTTTCACTAGAACTTGTCAGTGAGAAGTACTGGAAGGTGAACAAACCAATGGAACTTTATTATGCACCAACCAAGGAACACAAATAA
- the rnf2 gene encoding E3 ubiquitin-protein ligase RING2 isoform X2 — MAQIVQTNGTQPLSKTWELSLYELQRTPQEAITDGMEIAVSPRSLHSELMCPICLDMLKNTMTTKECLHRFCADCIVTALRSGNKECPTCRKKLVSKRSLRPDPNFDALISKIYPSRDEYEAHQERVLARISKHHNQQALSHSIEEGLKMQALNRAQRVRKHQAENGSGAEDNGDSSHCSNASTHSNQEAGPSQKRAKTSDESGPDLDTMNENGTGDPDPVTDGTNEIELVFRPHPTLMEKDETAQTRYIKTTGNATVDHLSKYLAMRLALEELRKNEEANPMNVETVSEKQYTIYIATVNGQFTLLNGSFSLELVSEKYWKVNKPMELYYAPTKEHK; from the exons GAGGCAATCACAGATGGCATGGAGATTGCAGTGTCACCCAGAAGTCTGCACAGTGAGCTGATGTGTCCTATCTGTCTAGACATGCTGAAGAACACTATGACAACTAAAGAGTGCCTCCATCGCTTCTGTGCTGATTGCATTGTTACTGCCCTCAGGAGTGG AAATAAAGAGTGTCCAACATGTAGAAAGAAACTGGTCTCCAAGAGATCACTGCGGCCAGATCCAAACTTTGACGCGCTCATCAGCAAAATATATCCCAGTCGAGATGAGTATGAGGCACACCAAGAGCGGGTGCTGGCTAGGATCAGTAAGCACCATAACCAACAAGCCCTGAGCCACAGCATTGAAGAAGGACTCAAAATGCAGGCACTTAATAG AGCACAGAGGGTGAGAAAACACCAGGCTGAGAATGGAAGTGGAGCAGAAGACAATGGGGACAGTTCACATTGCAGTAACGCTTCCACGCATAGCAATCAGGAGGCAGGACCAAGTCAAAAACGTGCAAAGACATCAGATGAGTCTGGTCCTGATCTTGACACCATGAATGAGAATGGGACAGGGGATCCTGATCCAGTGACTGATGGAACCAATGAAATTGAACTGGTCTTCAGGCCTCATCCTACACTAATGGAGAAAGATGAAACAGCACAGACCAG GTATATAAAAACAACAGGAAATGCCACTGTTGACCATCTGTCTAAGTACTTGGCTATGAGATTAGCCCTGGAAGAGCTCAGGAAGAATGAAGAAGCAAATCCAATGAATGTGGAAACAGTCAGTGAGAAACAGTACACCATTTATATTGCAACAGTGAATGGCCAATTTACT tTGCTGAATGGCTCCTTTTCACTAGAACTTGTCAGTGAGAAGTACTGGAAGGTGAACAAACCAATGGAACTTTATTATGCACCAACCAAGGAACACAAATAA
- the rnf2 gene encoding E3 ubiquitin-protein ligase RING2 isoform X3: MEPSLLARHGNSAYMSYREHLRNKECPTCRKKLVSKRSLRPDPNFDALISKIYPSRDEYEAHQERVLARISKHHNQQALSHSIEEGLKMQALNRAQRVRKHQAENGSGAEDNGDSSHCSNASTHSNQEAGPSQKRAKTSDESGPDLDTMNENGTGDPDPVTDGTNEIELVFRPHPTLMEKDETAQTRQVTVGVQRIVGRTPVSRKRYIKTTGNATVDHLSKYLAMRLALEELRKNEEANPMNVETVSEKQYTIYIATVNGQFTLLNGSFSLELVSEKYWKVNKPMELYYAPTKEHK; this comes from the exons AAATAAAGAGTGTCCAACATGTAGAAAGAAACTGGTCTCCAAGAGATCACTGCGGCCAGATCCAAACTTTGACGCGCTCATCAGCAAAATATATCCCAGTCGAGATGAGTATGAGGCACACCAAGAGCGGGTGCTGGCTAGGATCAGTAAGCACCATAACCAACAAGCCCTGAGCCACAGCATTGAAGAAGGACTCAAAATGCAGGCACTTAATAG AGCACAGAGGGTGAGAAAACACCAGGCTGAGAATGGAAGTGGAGCAGAAGACAATGGGGACAGTTCACATTGCAGTAACGCTTCCACGCATAGCAATCAGGAGGCAGGACCAAGTCAAAAACGTGCAAAGACATCAGATGAGTCTGGTCCTGATCTTGACACCATGAATGAGAATGGGACAGGGGATCCTGATCCAGTGACTGATGGAACCAATGAAATTGAACTGGTCTTCAGGCCTCATCCTACACTAATGGAGAAAGATGAAACAGCACAGACCAG GCAGGTCACGGTTGGTGTCCAGAGGATTGTGGGGCGCACACCGGTGTCGAGAAAGCG GTATATAAAAACAACAGGAAATGCCACTGTTGACCATCTGTCTAAGTACTTGGCTATGAGATTAGCCCTGGAAGAGCTCAGGAAGAATGAAGAAGCAAATCCAATGAATGTGGAAACAGTCAGTGAGAAACAGTACACCATTTATATTGCAACAGTGAATGGCCAATTTACT tTGCTGAATGGCTCCTTTTCACTAGAACTTGTCAGTGAGAAGTACTGGAAGGTGAACAAACCAATGGAACTTTATTATGCACCAACCAAGGAACACAAATAA